The region CGCGATTTTGTGTCTAAATATTATATGTAATAGGTAGAGGGCAGCTATGAGAATAGGTGAATCTTCGGGCTTTAATCTCAATGTTTTCAATATGAAGAAAACCGATGAGGAAGATAAGGAAGAGGTTGGTTCAACTAATCCACAGGTAGCTGTTCAAGAACCACAGGGGCACACTTCTTCTATCCGCGATATGATGTCGGGAAATTTTTTCCAGCATGACCGCAAGCAATCTCGGTACATCATTGGGATGATGACCTCTTTCAAAGTCGAGAATGAATTCAAAAACCGGATACAAAGTGTCGTCGATTTTTATCAAGCTTGTGCTGCTGCGGCTGATAACGAAGGTGAAAAGGTTGCTGCGCTTATGAAGGGGGTAGAAGCCGTTGAGGACGAGGCTGAGGCTTATGCCCGCGAAAAGGTTTCTGAAAGGATAGATCATGATCAAGAGGAAGAGGAAAAAGAGCAGGAAGAAAAAGCTGAGAAAAAGATCGAAGAAAAGCTGATGCCGGATAGTGCCAAGAAGATTCTTGATGCCGATCCCAGCCCTGACGAGCTGAGCGAGGAAATCGAGGAGAAGGTTGAAGATATAATTGAGACTGAAGGCGAGAAGATCTTAAAGGGTAACGATGCTGATGAAGATCAGACTGTCTCAGGAAATGTTCAGGCTGCTGAGCAGGTTAGTACAGTTACCGCAGCCAGTGCCGCCCCGCAGGACAAGGATAAGAACGTTGAGCTTACCGGAGAATCTACCCAGCCTGTAAAAGGTAGCAGTAGTGCTGCCAATACGATGCCGCCACCGGGAACTTACGTAGATGAAGTTGTTTAAGAATTTAAGTCTGTTAAATGAAAGCTCCCTCCTGCAAAAGCAGGAGGGAGCTTTTTTCTTATGTGACGAATTATCTTTTTAGCCGGATAAGTCCAAATATAACTATCGGTAATTTTGGACCTTTTTCAATAGGATTTTATCCTGCGGAAAGCAGGCAGGGCTTAATAATCAAATCTCGGCAGCTTCCCGTAGCTCCTTAACGGATAAAGCATATGCGCGGAAAACATTTTCCCTGTTAAGTATACCGATAATCCTGTTGGGGTCATCCTCGCTGACTACCGGAATCTGTCCGTAGTCGGTGTCTACGAATTTGAGCAGGGCAGTGTATAGATCGTCGTCAGCCTTAAGGGTCGCCGGTTTAGTGGCGAGATCCTTGGCCAGAATGAGGTCGAAAAGATCAGGATTGAAGAGATGGTTGCGGACATTCTGAATAGTCAGGATTCCTGTGATCACCCCGTCTTCATTTTTAACCGGGAAGTACAACTCGTTTGTATTGGCGATAATGTCGGTCAGCGCCTTGAGCGTGGTGCCTTCTTCAAGGGTTGTCACGCGTCCCGGTTTGTAATGCGTTTCCACTTGCAAGCCTTCAAGAATATTGATGGTCTTATCCTCGATGTGAGCAGGTGAATCGAATTTGCTTTCCACCTGATGCTCATAGAGCGAGAAATTCCTGCCGAGTACGATGCACAGAGCGGAGGCGAGCATCAGCGGAGCCAGTAAACCGTAGCCTTGAGTAAGTTCGCAGACCATGATCAGCGGTCCGATGGGAGCTTTTGCCACACCGGCGAAGAAAGCTGCCATACCCACCAGCACGTAACCGCCGGGCTGAGTGACGATGTCCGGATAATATTTTCCGGCAATCTGGCCAACGATGCCGCCGGACATACCGCCGACGAAAAGGGCGGGTGCAAACATACCGCCGGACATGCCGGAACCGATAGTCATGGAGGTGGCGAGAGTCTTGCCGATGACGATGGCAATCATCATCATTAGCGGAATTTCACCCATGATGGCCATTTCCAGCCAGCCGTATCCACCGGTTAGCACCTGAGGAAAGAACATTCCCATGATGCCCATCATCAAGCCGCCGAGGCCTGTTGCCCACATGAGGCCGACTCGGTCTTTAATCTGGTAGAAAACTGAATATTTGATGAACCTGAAGGTGCGGATATACATCCATCCTGCAAGCGTACATGCAAAGGCCAGTGCCACATAAAAGATCAGTTCCCGGGGATCGTGGAAAACAAAGCGCGGAATACCGAAAATAGGTTCTGTGCCGTAGAAAAGAGTGAATAGGGAATAGGAGACCACCGAGGATATGACAGAAGGCAGAATGGCTTCGGATTCAAAGTCTTCGCGGTAGATAACCTCGATAGCGGTGAGAGCCCCGCCAAGCGGAGCACGAAAGATTGCACCCAGTCCGCCTGCGGCACCGGAGAGGAGCAGAATACGGCGTTCCTTGGGGGACAGTTTCAGCTTCTGGGCCATCCATGAGCCAAGCCCGGCTCCCATCTGTGTGATAGGTCCTTCCCGTCCGGCACTACCTCCGGCGGCAATGGTAAAAATAGAGCTGATCCCTTTAATAATCGGGATAATGGGACGCATAAGTCCGCCACCCTGATGAAAGCATCTGATAGTGGCATCGGTTCCATCTGTTCCGCCGGAAACTGTTTCGGGTATATATTTATTGACCAGCCAGCCGGTAACCAGACCGACAATGGTCAGACCGATGGGAATTACCCATGCGCGCAGATGTTCACCTGCCGGGCCGTGGAAAAGTTCTTCCCCTTCAGGGGCAGGCAGGGAGAGGCCTGCCAGTTGATTTATGAACAGGTGTTTGCCCAGTTCCACCGCGCCGAAAAAAAGTACGGAAGTTATGCCGGAAAGGATGCCGATAACTATACCGAGTACCAACCAGCGAAAATGGTTTATGTTACGGTATGAGCGGACAAGATCTTTCCACATGTTCCAATTGAGTAAAGGACTCATTTTTCATCTCCTGATTCTATCAAATGCAGGCCAGGGCGAACCTGTGACTCAGGGTATGAAAGGATTTCCCGGGCGAGGTTGATGTCGATGGCGATGCGTTCTTTGAGTTCGTCCAGTCCGTTGAATTTTTTTTCGGACCGGATGCGCTGTATGAAGTGGACGCGAATATCCTTACCGTAGATGTCTTCGGTAAAATCCAGAATGTGTGCTTCCACTGAAAGGGCTTCGTTGCCGAAGGTGGGATTTTTGCCGATGTTGGCGACACCGGGAAGGACTTTGCCGTCCACTTCCACCCGTATGGCGTAAACACCTTTTTTGGGGAAAAGTTCGTCTTCAAGCTTAATATTGGCGGTGGGGAACCCGAGCAGTCTGCCGCCCCTGTTCATGCCATGCACCACTTCACCGCGGACCTGATAAAAGCGTCCCAGTAAGGGCCGGACATCCCAGACATTACCTTCACTGACCAAATCACGAATGCGTGATGAGCTGACTACCGCGTCATTGATGATAACCGGGTCAAGCCTCTCAACTCCGTAATCATATTTTCGGCCCAGCTCGAGGAGGGTTTCGTAATTGCCGCTGCGTCCTTTGCCCAGTGCGTAATCGTAGCCCACGACCATTTCTTTCATTGCAAGGCCGTCCACTAGATATTTGCGGATAAATTCTTCAGGTGAAAGAGCCGCCATTTCTCTGGTGAAATTTAAGGTGAGGAGGATATCCGGCTCGTGCAGGGCAATAAGTTCCAGCTTTTGTGAGGTAAGGGTGATGAAAGGCGGGGTCTTGCTGTTAACCAGAACCCTCATCGGGTGCGGGTCGAAGGTTACCACTACACTGGAAAGACCGTTGGCCCTACTCTTTCGGCAGGTGCTTCTGATCAGTTTTTGGTGTCCTTTGTGGACACCGTCAAAGTTTCCAATTGTAACACATGCGCCTTGTTCCGGCGGTACTATTTCATTTATTGATTTTGCGATGATCATGTTCGCTTCACTTTTTAATGACGTAAGATTGTAGAAACGAAAACCAGTACATCAAAAAGCTATATCATTCAAGAGACGCAGGTTGGGACATCAATAGTGGTCTATAGTGATAAAGTACCATAAACAAGGGAGTTAAGCGCGTAAGACGAACTGGTGCTGATTAATCTGACTTTTTTTTATCACTCTCATCTCCCTGATCTTCAGGGGGCTTTGGATTAATTATGTCTTCCAGCTTTTTCAGCTCATCGCGCTGCTTTTGGGTTTTGGCCAGTCCTTCAGCTTTGCGCAAATGAAATTTGGCCTGTTTCATATCGTGCCCGTACAATGCTGCATAAGCCAATTGGGTATGTGCTTGAAAATAGTGACCTGACTCTCCCAGCATACGTCCAAGATGGTAATGGATTTCCTGATCATGGGGGACCATTTCGGCAACGCGGCGCATGGTCAATATTGCCTGTTTGTAATTTTTCCTGACCCCCTCGGTGCGGGCAAGGAAGAACAGGGTCATGGCATCGGTCGGGTTGCGTATGTAAGCTTCCCGCAGCAGGGGAGAAGCCTTGTCCATATCGCCGACATTGAAATAGAAGCGCCCTTCCTCCCTTAAAATAAGAGTATCTTCGGGACAAAGTTCGTGAGCTTTTTTGAATTCCTGTTCCGCTTTATTCTTTTGCTTTATTCGGGAGTAGATAATAGCCAGTCCAAGATGATCGAGACAGTTTCGCTTACTTTCGGGGATTGATTTGTAATAAGCCAAAGCCACGTCTGTTGAAGTCAGCCGGGCACGGATCAGGGTCTGTACTTTGAAGAAATCAGCATCGTCATCCCTGCGCTTGAAAATTTCTGGAGGCATGCGGGTGAATCTATCTTCCAGATAGCCGATACGGGCATCAATGCCGGGGTGAGTTGACAGGTAGGTGGGAATGTTTGTGCTGCTCATGTGCCATTGGCGCTGCTTCATTAATTTGAACCCGTCGACCATGCGTTTAGGATTGTAACCCGCTTCAATAAGGTAGTTCATTCCCAGATGGTCGGCTTCCCGTTCGTTTTCCTGAGTGTAGGTCAGATAAGCACTCTGAGCTCCGCCCATGGAACCCATAGCAATTGCCTGCCCCAGATTCCCCATATTCCCCCCGCCTCCGGCTATTCCTACCATCATTCCGGCCAATGTGCCGAGCATGCTGGCAAGGTTTACCAGCTTCATTTTTTCCATGCGCCGGGCAGCATGACGCAGGGTCACGTGGGCAAGCTCATGGCCTATTACCGCTGCAAGCTCGCTTTCGTGTTTCATGTTCAGGATCAGTCCGGTGTAAACGTAAACATATCCACCGGGGATAGCGAAGGCATTCATTGAGTTATTTTGAATCACCGTGGTTGTTATTGGAAATGGCTGGGGGGGGATATGTTCAGCCACTCTGGCAACCAGCTTTTTAACATAGTCATCTATCTGGGGATCAAGAATTACAGGCAGTTTGTTGTGGACCATCTTATTAAATTCTTTACCGAGTTTGATCTCATCCTTAACTGTGAATTCCCCGAAAAGAGAGTTGGCCATAGCCTGCGGAGTCATCCAGAAACTGAAAAAAAAGATCAGAATCAGCACGATAGTCTGGCGAAATAATTTGTTTCTGAAGTTCATAATAAAATTTATTGGATTTGTGAAAATTGTCGATAATTCGAATTTAATTAAAGAGTAAGTTTTGAGAAGGCCATTGTAAAGAAGGTAAACAAAAAGAAACCCCGAAAGGTTAATTTTCGGGGCGTTGAATTGATGTCTTATTTTAATAAGCTAAGCTCAAAAAGAAAAGGCTGAAACTAGCTTGCATGAAATACAAGTAGTTACAGCCTTTTGTTATTAACTTACATCCGGCATTGAATCTTTCAGCTACCGGTTTTGATTGAGAATTTTACTTGCCCATCATATCGAAGAATTCTTCGTTGGTCTTGGTGCCCTTCATTTTGTCGAGCAGGAATTCCATGGAATCAATAGAGTTCATGGGAGCAAGCAGTTTCCGCAGTATCCAGACCTTGTTAAGAACGCCATCTTCAAGAAGGAGTTCCTCTTTGCGTGTACCGGAGCGGTTTATGTCAATTGCCGGGAACACACGTTTTTCCGCAAGCTTGCGGTCAAGGTAGAGATCCATGTTACCGGTGCCTTTGAATTCTTCAAAGATAACTTCATCCATGCGGGAACCGGTATCGATAAGAGCGGTAGCAATGATGGTCAGGCTGCCGCCTTCTTCGATGTTACGGGCTGCTCCGAAAAATCTTTTGGGGCGCTGCATGGCATTGGCATCCAGACCACCGGAAAGAACTCTGCCGGAGGAAGGGGTGACAGCATTGTAAGCACGACCAAGACGGGTGATGGAATCAAGCAGGATGACTACGTCGCGTTTACGCTCGACAAGTCGTTTGGCTTTTTCAAGTACCATCTCAGTAACCTGCACATGGCGCTGCGGAGGTTCATCGAAGGTAGAGCTGACCACTTCCGCCTTAACTGTGCGGGCCATGTCCGTAACTTCTTCCGGGCGTTCATCGATGAGTAGAACAATGAGATCAACGTCTGGATGATTGGCGTTGATTGAGTTGGCTATGTTCTGCAACATCATTGTCTTACCGGTACGGGGCGGTGCAACGAGCAGGGCACGCTGTCCACGTCCGATGGGTGAGAGAATGTCGATTACCCTGGAACTGAAATTTTTGGGACCGTTCTCAATTTTGAAGCGGTTATCAGGATATATCGGGGTCAGGTTGTCAAAAAGAACCAGATTTCTGGAATGTTCCGGAGATTCAAGACCGATTTCATTGACCCTGAGTAATGCGAAGTAGCGTTCGCCTTCTTTAGGAGGTCTAATTTGTCCGGAGACGATATCACCTTTACGCAGTCCGAATCTTCTGATCTGGGAAGGCGAAACGTAGATGTCATCCGGTCCGGGCATATAACTGTATGTTGGAGAACGCAGGAAGCCGAATCCATCGGGAAGAACTTCCAAAACTCCCTCGCCGTAAATCTGTCCGTTCTGCGCCGCACATCCCTGAAGTAAGGCGAAGATCAGTTCCTGCTTACGCATTCCACTGGGGTTTTCGACTTTGAATTTTGCTGCCAGATCCATAAGGTCTGACATATTTTTCTGTTTCAGTTCAGTCAGGTTCAGGTTTTGTATTTTTTTATCTTGGCCCATACTGTATAACCGGAGTTAAAAGTTAAAAAATATTACTAAGTTAATGTAAGGCAGCAGCAATGCATAGTCTTTGTGCTTATGCAAATGCACTAAGGCCTTCGCTCTAACTTTTTGATGAAATTATGTAGGATTGTCCTGAAGAGGGGCTGTTTTATCTGTTTGAATACAACGACAGTTTAATCTTCGTTGATTCTTTTTACACCCTGATTGCAGTTGTTTATCAATGAAATGCACTCCAAAAAATCCATAAGGAATGAAAAGCAATTCTGCAACGTGCAACTAGTAGGGCATTAACTGAAAGAATCGTTTATGACAAGTCGTTTGATCAGGATTTTCAGGATTCCTCTTCCTGTTTTTCCATGACGTCACTGAAAAGTGCGTTGATCTCTTCCTTGATTTCTTCCTGATCAAGATCAAGGGCAAAAGAAAGCTCCATGGAAACCAAACCCATAGCTTGTTCCAGAAGTCTACGTTCACCGAAAGACAGCTCTTTGTCGCGTCCTATGAGAAAGAGTTCCTTTAAGACATAAGCGACATCCTCAAGGTCTCCGCTTTTGAGCTTTTCGGAATATTCGCGATAGCGTCTGTTCCAGTTCTGACCAGTATAACCGGTAAAGTCAGATCTATCTTTAAGGCAGTCGAATATGTGTAACCCTGCCTCTTTGTCGCAGACAGCGCGCAGGCCTACGTTGTGTGCGTTCATGACCGGAACCATGAGCGTAACATTGTTGCTTAAAATGCGTACAATATAAAACTCAGCGGTAGCTCCGCCGATTTCCTGACTCTCAATACGTTCTACTTTGCCCACTCCCTGTGAAGGGTAGACAACCAGCTGTTCTAGCTCAAACACTCATGGCTCCTTGGACTTACAAAAGAAATACTTTGGAAAGTTATATGCTGTTCTGCGGGGTTGTTCCCGGTTTTGGCGGCGCTATTTCGTAGAATTCAGGATTAGCTGAAAAATAGGTTTGCGAAAACTTCCCATTTCTTTGTCCCTCTGGTTTTGTTTACATTTACAGCAGAGGGAATTGCTGCGAAAATTTACTATAACCGAATTGTAAAGAATCGTCTACAGTTCGGTTTCAATAACATCGGGGACAAAGCTGTTCATAAACTGTGTGGCCGGTCCCTGACCTCTCCTGAAATTCAGGTTCAGCCCTTTGATTGCCGCTGCGGACATTTCTCCGGCGATTTCAAGTTCGGCAGGATTGAATTCTTCCAGCACATAATCTTTTACCTGCGCTGAAAATTCGGGGCGGCCAATGCCAATCCTGATTCTGAAAAAATTAGGTGACTCCATTTTTCCCTGGATGGATTCAAGACCGCGGTGACCGTTGTTGCCGCCACCTTTTTTAAACTTCATTCTTCCGCAGGGGAGGTCCAGCTCGTCGTGGATGACGTATACATCAGTTACAGGAATGGAAAATTTACCGCAGATAGCTGCAACGGCCTTTCCGCTTAAGTTCATGTACGTAAGCGGTTTGGTCACTAAAACATTGGTTCCGGCCAAACTGATGCTGAATAGCTCAAAGTCACCGGAAATATCCATTTTCTTATAGCGCATGCTTTTGCGGGAAGCAGCTATCTCTGCCAAAGCATCAACAGTCATAAACCCGATGTTGTGCCGGGTCTTTGCATATTCAGGCCCAGGATTGCCCAATCCTGCTATAAGTGCTTTGTATTCCATTGCTAATTTACCTGTTTAAAAACGGCAAAGGCCCCGGATAAACCGGGGCCCGAAAATGATTACATTACTAAAGATTTATTCTTCAGCAGCTTCAGCAGCTTCGTCTTCTTCAGCAGAAGAGCCGCGACCGGATGCGCAGCGAACGAGAGCGAAGTTGCTGTCTGCAATTACAGAAGCGCCTTCACCGAGGTCTACGTCGTTAACAAATACGGTGTCACCAACATTCATGCCATCGATATTGATTACGATTTTAGCAGGAATAGTTGCTGCGGTACATGCAACGGTCAGTATTTCGCGGTAGATAGCCATGCGGCCACCAAGCTTAACACCGGGAGCGATTCCTTCTGTAGTAACAGGAACGTCAACCTTAAGAGGACGGTCAGCTGCAACACCGAGGAAGTCTACGTGATTAGGACGGGGACGGACGGGATCCATCTGTACTTTCCAGATCAGTGTATCGTATGTTTTACCTTCAACTTCAAGAGAGAAGAGACGGGTTGTACCGATTTTGCGGTAAAGCTTAACGAATTCAATTTCGTTAACGGCAAGAATCAGGTTTTCTCCTTCCTGAGAATAGAAGACAACCGGAACCATTCCTTTGTTACGAAGCTTACGGTTTGCGGATTTACCGGTTTCGGTACGCACTTCAGCTTTGAAAGTAACTTTTTCAGACATTATTTTCTCCTTATGGTTAACCTGCTGCCGCTCAAAATGACCGGCAGAGGGTGGGAATAGGCAATATTAAACGAAGAGAACGCTTACGGATGACTCGGTGTGTACATTGTGAATG is a window of Maridesulfovibrio sp. DNA encoding:
- a CDS encoding CarD family transcriptional regulator, with protein sequence MFELEQLVVYPSQGVGKVERIESQEIGGATAEFYIVRILSNNVTLMVPVMNAHNVGLRAVCDKEAGLHIFDCLKDRSDFTGYTGQNWNRRYREYSEKLKSGDLEDVAYVLKELFLIGRDKELSFGERRLLEQAMGLVSMELSFALDLDQEEIKEEINALFSDVMEKQEEES
- a CDS encoding chloride channel protein, with the translated sequence MSPLLNWNMWKDLVRSYRNINHFRWLVLGIVIGILSGITSVLFFGAVELGKHLFINQLAGLSLPAPEGEELFHGPAGEHLRAWVIPIGLTIVGLVTGWLVNKYIPETVSGGTDGTDATIRCFHQGGGLMRPIIPIIKGISSIFTIAAGGSAGREGPITQMGAGLGSWMAQKLKLSPKERRILLLSGAAGGLGAIFRAPLGGALTAIEVIYREDFESEAILPSVISSVVSYSLFTLFYGTEPIFGIPRFVFHDPRELIFYVALAFACTLAGWMYIRTFRFIKYSVFYQIKDRVGLMWATGLGGLMMGIMGMFFPQVLTGGYGWLEMAIMGEIPLMMMIAIVIGKTLATSMTIGSGMSGGMFAPALFVGGMSGGIVGQIAGKYYPDIVTQPGGYVLVGMAAFFAGVAKAPIGPLIMVCELTQGYGLLAPLMLASALCIVLGRNFSLYEHQVESKFDSPAHIEDKTINILEGLQVETHYKPGRVTTLEEGTTLKALTDIIANTNELYFPVKNEDGVITGILTIQNVRNHLFNPDLFDLILAKDLATKPATLKADDDLYTALLKFVDTDYGQIPVVSEDDPNRIIGILNRENVFRAYALSVKELREAAEI
- a CDS encoding M48 family metalloprotease, with translation MNFRNKLFRQTIVLILIFFFSFWMTPQAMANSLFGEFTVKDEIKLGKEFNKMVHNKLPVILDPQIDDYVKKLVARVAEHIPPQPFPITTTVIQNNSMNAFAIPGGYVYVYTGLILNMKHESELAAVIGHELAHVTLRHAARRMEKMKLVNLASMLGTLAGMMVGIAGGGGNMGNLGQAIAMGSMGGAQSAYLTYTQENEREADHLGMNYLIEAGYNPKRMVDGFKLMKQRQWHMSSTNIPTYLSTHPGIDARIGYLEDRFTRMPPEIFKRRDDDADFFKVQTLIRARLTSTDVALAYYKSIPESKRNCLDHLGLAIIYSRIKQKNKAEQEFKKAHELCPEDTLILREEGRFYFNVGDMDKASPLLREAYIRNPTDAMTLFFLARTEGVRKNYKQAILTMRRVAEMVPHDQEIHYHLGRMLGESGHYFQAHTQLAYAALYGHDMKQAKFHLRKAEGLAKTQKQRDELKKLEDIINPKPPEDQGDESDKKKSD
- the rho gene encoding transcription termination factor Rho translates to MGQDKKIQNLNLTELKQKNMSDLMDLAAKFKVENPSGMRKQELIFALLQGCAAQNGQIYGEGVLEVLPDGFGFLRSPTYSYMPGPDDIYVSPSQIRRFGLRKGDIVSGQIRPPKEGERYFALLRVNEIGLESPEHSRNLVLFDNLTPIYPDNRFKIENGPKNFSSRVIDILSPIGRGQRALLVAPPRTGKTMMLQNIANSINANHPDVDLIVLLIDERPEEVTDMARTVKAEVVSSTFDEPPQRHVQVTEMVLEKAKRLVERKRDVVILLDSITRLGRAYNAVTPSSGRVLSGGLDANAMQRPKRFFGAARNIEEGGSLTIIATALIDTGSRMDEVIFEEFKGTGNMDLYLDRKLAEKRVFPAIDINRSGTRKEELLLEDGVLNKVWILRKLLAPMNSIDSMEFLLDKMKGTKTNEEFFDMMGK
- a CDS encoding bifunctional riboflavin kinase/FAD synthetase: MIIAKSINEIVPPEQGACVTIGNFDGVHKGHQKLIRSTCRKSRANGLSSVVVTFDPHPMRVLVNSKTPPFITLTSQKLELIALHEPDILLTLNFTREMAALSPEEFIRKYLVDGLAMKEMVVGYDYALGKGRSGNYETLLELGRKYDYGVERLDPVIINDAVVSSSRIRDLVSEGNVWDVRPLLGRFYQVRGEVVHGMNRGGRLLGFPTANIKLEDELFPKKGVYAIRVEVDGKVLPGVANIGKNPTFGNEALSVEAHILDFTEDIYGKDIRVHFIQRIRSEKKFNGLDELKERIAIDINLAREILSYPESQVRPGLHLIESGDEK
- the pth gene encoding aminoacyl-tRNA hydrolase, which produces MEYKALIAGLGNPGPEYAKTRHNIGFMTVDALAEIAASRKSMRYKKMDISGDFELFSISLAGTNVLVTKPLTYMNLSGKAVAAICGKFSIPVTDVYVIHDELDLPCGRMKFKKGGGNNGHRGLESIQGKMESPNFFRIRIGIGRPEFSAQVKDYVLEEFNPAELEIAGEMSAAAIKGLNLNFRRGQGPATQFMNSFVPDVIETEL
- a CDS encoding 50S ribosomal protein L25, with translation MSEKVTFKAEVRTETGKSANRKLRNKGMVPVVFYSQEGENLILAVNEIEFVKLYRKIGTTRLFSLEVEGKTYDTLIWKVQMDPVRPRPNHVDFLGVAADRPLKVDVPVTTEGIAPGVKLGGRMAIYREILTVACTAATIPAKIVINIDGMNVGDTVFVNDVDLGEGASVIADSNFALVRCASGRGSSAEEDEAAEAAEE